From Ptychodera flava strain L36383 chromosome 2, AS_Pfla_20210202, whole genome shotgun sequence, the proteins below share one genomic window:
- the LOC139150887 gene encoding uncharacterized protein, with amino-acid sequence MADLPSDRTEKTPPFTNVGLDVFSPWGIASHKTRAGTSEAKSWAVFFVCLYTTAVHIEVIDSMDTSAFINALRRSIAIRGNIKKLRCDQGTNFIGAKNELQAEAKELDQDCIKKFLTTRDCEWIFNPPHASHFGGTWE; translated from the coding sequence ATGGCCGACCTACCCTCAGACAGAACAGAGAAAACCCCACCATTCACCAATGTCGGCCTGGACGTATTCAGCCCCTGGGGTATAGCTTCTCACAAAACCAGAGCTGGTACGTCTGAAGCAAAGAGTTGGGCAGTCTTCTTTGTCTGTCTCTACACAACTGCAGTACACATAGAAGTAATAGACTCCATGGACACTTCAGCCTTCATCAACGCCCTACGTCGCTCCATAGCTATACGCGGCAACATCAAGAAACTCAGATGTGACCAGGGCACCAACTTCATTGGCGCAAAGAACGAACTTCAAGCAGAAGCTAAAGAGCTGGATCAAGACTGCATCAAGAAATTCCTTACAACAAGAGATTGTGAGTGGATTTTCAACCCACCTCACGCATCCCACTTCGGTGGTACATGGGAATGA